From the genome of Halorussus caseinilyticus, one region includes:
- a CDS encoding DUF5789 family protein — protein sequence MADDNEEEAEPAVELGEGEPVEGAPLVRVASRLHWPIQKSEILRKEDATVRTPDGPRELADLLEQVDETYFQSRQEFLELVRDVIGPGAVPTADE from the coding sequence ATGGCTGACGACAACGAGGAAGAAGCAGAGCCTGCCGTCGAACTCGGCGAGGGCGAACCCGTCGAGGGCGCGCCGCTGGTGCGCGTGGCCTCGCGGCTTCACTGGCCGATACAGAAGAGCGAGATTCTCCGGAAAGAGGACGCGACTGTCCGGACTCCCGACGGGCCGCGCGAACTGGCCGACCTGCTGGAGCAGGTGGACGAGACCTACTTCCAGAGCCGTCAAGAGTTCCTCGAACTGGTCCGAGACGTGATTGGTCCCGGAGCGGTTCCGACGGCCGACGAGTAG